The Clarias gariepinus isolate MV-2021 ecotype Netherlands chromosome 4, CGAR_prim_01v2, whole genome shotgun sequence genome window below encodes:
- the gpr20 gene encoding G-protein coupled receptor 20, which translates to MRMKDKVVTACIFMEDIPRSSGLYHSDTVFNLSLENYVRWEIGLAMMDSILFSVLLSTTSSKESSSTLTTKPTLLTLTCPITWHLYVSGTPPRRKLLRHTTTEMDRTKESLYLNVTSTMTLPVTTNVSPSYREPYLHRLAHLDEGLYNDFYSLWIALVVINALIFIVGMALNIMALYVFCFCTKPKTTSVIYTINLAITDLLVNLSLPTRIILYYSGGRCLNCSYVHLFSYFVNMYCSILFLTSICVDRYLAIVQVEASHKWRNHNVAKIVCICIWLFAIVVTYSFLTTAFKHSACCVSKLFALTVFEFFLPLVIIVVFTVKIMCALSSSDLMQQSRDRRMKAVQLLTTVLVIFTVCFTPFHVCQVLVYFQPDLPHHVIVYHVTVTLSSLNSCLDPVVYCFVTTNFQSTMKRILQKAKEEQTSGDIISMPKSSRGSGTVFAITNSMILINMNSPKNIGDG; encoded by the exons ATGAGGATGAAGGACAAAGTGGTGACAGCTTGTATTTTTATGGAGGATATACCAAGATCCTCTGGGCTTTATCACAGTGACACGGTGTTTAATCTGTCTTTGG AAAACTATGTGCGCTGGGAGATCGGGTTGGCCATGATGGATAGCATTTTGTTTAGTGTCCTCCTCTCCACCACTTCCTCGAAAGAGTCCAGCTCCACACTAACCACCAAACCAACTCTCCTGACCCTGACTTGTCCAATCACGTGGCATCTCTACGTTTCAGGCACACCACCACGTAGAAAA cttctcagacACACGACCACAGAGATGGACAGAACAAAAGAGTCGTTATATTTGAATGTGACATCGACGATGACTTTACCAGTCACAACCAATGTTTCCCCATCATACCGTGAACCCTATCTGCACAGACTGGCCCACCTGGATGAGGGTCTCTATAACGACTTCTATAGCCTCTGGATTGCCCTGGTGGTCATTAATGCCCTGATATTTATAGTGGGGATGGCTCTCAACATCATGGCCTTGTACGTCTTCTGTTTCTGTACAAAGCCCAAGACCACATCAGTTATTTATACTATTAATCTAGCTATCACTGATCTTCTGGTGAACCTGTCACTTCCTACCCGTATCATACTGTACTATAGTGGAGGCAGGTGCTTGAATTGTTCTTACGTCCATTTATTTAGCTACTTTGTCAACATGTACTGCAGCATCCTCTTCCTCACCAGCATTTGCGTGGACCGTTATCTTGCCATTGTACAGGTGGAGGCCTCTCACAAGTGGCGCAATCACAACGTGGCTAAAATAGTCTGTATCTGCATCTGGCTTTTTGCCATCGTCGTCACTTACTCTTTCCTCACAACGGCCTTCAAACATTCAGCCTGCTGCGTGTCCAAGCTCTTTGCACTGACAGTATTCGAGTTCTTCCTACCCTTGGTGATCATTGTGGTGTTTACAGTAAAGATTATGTGCGCACTGTCCAGCTCAGACCTCATGCAACAAAGCAGGGACAGACGGATGAAGGCTGTGCAGCTACTCACTACAGTACTAGTGATCTTTACTGTCTGCTTCACACCTTTCCATGTTTGCCAAGTCCTCGTCTACTTCCAGCCTGACCTGCCACACCATGTGATCGTCTACCATGTGACCGTCACACTCAGCAGCCTTAACAGCTGTCTGGATCCTGTTGTGTACTGCTTTGTCACCACTAACTTCCAGTCTACCATGAAGAGGATTTTACAGAAGGCCAAGGAGGAGCAGACCAGTGGCGACATCATTAGCATGCCCAAAAGTTCCAGAGGCTCAGGCACTGTTTTTGCTATCACTAACAGCATGATTTTGATTAATATGAATTCTCCTAAAAACATAGGTGATGGATGA